The window GGTCACGCCGATGAGCGCCAGCACAATGGCGGCGCATTCGGAGGTGACAAGGCTGCGTGACATGCCGAGAAATATGCGGGACCGCATCGGCGATGTCAACGCCGGACAAGACGCCGGTCTCAGATACTGGACAGCATTTCGGACGGCCGCCCTCCCGGCCCGGGCGCAGGCCTCAGCAGGAGTCGATCAAGGGGTGGCCGGGCAGAACCGGACCGACGCCCCGATCCGGCTCAACCGGCCGGGTGGACCCAGGGGTTGGGGCGGCACTTGATCCCATCGATGTCCAGGGACTTGGTCTGCTGCTGCATCACCGGGGCCAGTGCGCCCGGCGTGCGGCACGTCACATGGTCGTGCCCCAGCCGGTGGCCGACCTCATGGTTGATCAGCATCTGGCGGTAGGCGAAGAGCTTCTCGGGGCCGAACGTCGACGACCCCTGCGCCCAGCGGTAGGCGTTGATCATCACGCGCTCGGTCGCCGCGGAATCGCACGAGACATTGTCCTCGGTCGTATCGAGGCCCGACTTCTTGCACCAGTCGCCGGTGGTCCCCGGGCTGGCCAGCGTGA is drawn from Streptomyces sp. NBC_01717 and contains these coding sequences:
- a CDS encoding Ms4533A family Cys-rich leader peptide; the encoded protein is MSRSLVTSECAAIVLALIGVTGHSVADIHCC